The proteins below are encoded in one region of Winogradskyella helgolandensis:
- a CDS encoding DUF5689 domain-containing protein — protein sequence MNKTIKSLNLILILIASFAVTSCVQDDDYTIPNSLGDEENYALQELLDTATEVSFDYAKALYNSDPNEDGDTDDAIPYLIENDVYIKGYISSSDRTGNFYKELYIQNSSENPTSAMKVILDQVSNYNQFNKGREVYIKLTDLYIGEERTGSGVYTIGGEPEFDQYGGTVTSLNFNQIAENILRSGTTEEIVPLNLTFAEITDQHVGMFVQVDNIEFADNLNGLQYFDPIEVYDTARTLQSCSGFGYDTFILETSSFADFKAKDLPTGNGSIKAVVSKTFDATSYVLALNSVDDVDMEGPRCSLLDLDDFATLFEEDFEGMSTGSAISSNGWTSYAQVGTYNWRALTTTDTGNPGPGNTIASMGAYGSSTDENIAWLISPAIDLDAQGIEFLNFQSSNSFSDDSELEVLISTDWDGTTANVASATWTTIPAIIAGDDEFYQDWFDSGLINLSSYSGSAGYIAFKYIGGYPSSGDIDGTYEIDNFKILGEN from the coding sequence ATGAATAAAACGATTAAATCTTTAAACTTAATTTTAATCCTAATAGCATCATTTGCTGTTACATCTTGTGTACAAGATGACGATTACACAATTCCTAATAGCTTAGGAGATGAAGAAAATTATGCACTTCAAGAATTATTAGATACTGCAACAGAAGTTTCATTTGATTATGCTAAAGCATTATATAACTCTGATCCTAATGAGGATGGAGATACTGATGACGCGATTCCATATTTAATAGAAAATGATGTTTATATTAAAGGATATATTTCATCAAGTGATAGAACAGGAAATTTCTACAAAGAATTATACATTCAAAATAGTTCAGAAAATCCAACTAGTGCTATGAAAGTTATATTAGATCAAGTATCTAATTACAATCAATTTAATAAAGGTAGAGAAGTTTACATTAAACTAACCGATCTTTATATTGGTGAAGAACGTACAGGTAGTGGAGTTTACACTATTGGTGGTGAACCAGAATTTGACCAATATGGCGGTACGGTTACATCATTAAACTTTAATCAAATTGCAGAAAACATTTTACGATCAGGAACTACTGAAGAAATTGTACCTTTAAATTTAACGTTTGCTGAAATCACTGACCAACACGTTGGTATGTTTGTTCAAGTTGATAATATTGAATTTGCAGATAACTTAAATGGATTACAATATTTTGACCCAATTGAAGTTTATGACACTGCTAGAACATTACAATCTTGTTCTGGTTTCGGTTATGATACTTTTATATTAGAGACTAGTTCTTTTGCCGATTTTAAAGCTAAAGATCTTCCAACAGGAAACGGTTCTATAAAAGCTGTAGTAAGCAAAACATTTGACGCTACTAGCTATGTTTTAGCATTAAACTCTGTTGACGATGTAGATATGGAAGGACCTAGATGTTCTTTATTAGACTTAGACGATTTTGCTACACTTTTTGAAGAAGACTTTGAAGGTATGTCTACAGGATCTGCAATATCAAGTAACGGATGGACATCTTATGCTCAAGTAGGCACATACAATTGGAGAGCTTTAACAACAACGGACACAGGAAACCCTGGACCAGGAAACACTATTGCTTCTATGGGTGCTTATGGTTCTAGTACAGATGAAAACATCGCTTGGTTAATTAGCCCAGCTATTGATTTAGATGCACAAGGTATAGAGTTTTTAAACTTCCAATCATCAAATAGTTTTTCTGATGATAGTGAATTAGAAGTATTAATATCTACAGATTGGGATGGTACTACTGCTAATGTTGCTTCTGCTACATGGACAACAATTCCTGCAATAATAGCTGGTGATGATGAATTTTACCAAGATTGGTTCGATTCTGGATTAATCAACTTAAGTTCTTATTCTGGTTCTGCTGGTTACATCGCCTTTAAATATATTGGTGGTTACCCATCTAGTGGAGATATCGATGGAACATATGAAATAGATAACTTTAAAATTTTAGGTGAAAACTAG
- a CDS encoding cation transporter gives MKTLKTISMVAIMALVFTSCKNESQPEVKTVDVEVTKKDVTTTLDPNATYAKVEFGIDGMTCAMGCAKTIEKKMAKMEGVKSAKVDFDKRLAMVEYDEAKVTPQSLEEAVGKVSDTYKVKDMHAVDDFGSEKKVCNADCKKACCANKTEAEKVACKADCKKECCSKEDKAE, from the coding sequence ATGAAGACATTAAAAACAATTAGTATGGTGGCAATTATGGCTTTGGTTTTTACCTCATGTAAAAATGAATCACAGCCAGAAGTTAAAACTGTAGATGTAGAAGTTACTAAAAAAGACGTGACTACAACATTAGATCCAAATGCAACTTATGCTAAAGTAGAGTTTGGTATCGATGGAATGACATGTGCCATGGGTTGTGCTAAAACAATCGAGAAGAAAATGGCTAAAATGGAAGGTGTGAAATCCGCTAAAGTTGATTTTGATAAGCGTTTAGCTATGGTAGAATATGATGAGGCAAAAGTTACACCACAATCTTTAGAAGAAGCTGTTGGTAAGGTTTCAGATACTTATAAGGTTAAAGATATGCATGCCGTTGATGATTTTGGATCTGAGAAGAAAGTGTGTAATGCAGATTGTAAAAAAGCCTGTTGTGCTAACAAAACAGAAGCTGAAAAAGTAGCTTGTAAAGCAGACTGTAAAAAAGAATGTTGTAGTAAAGAAGATAAAGCTGAGTAA
- a CDS encoding insulinase family protein: protein MKTKLTAFALLFFIALGVNAQIDRSKQPKAGPEPEISLKTPSEFELKNGLKVLVVENHKLPRVSYSLRLDNNPIASGDKAGLESLLGSMLGNGTTSISKDDFNEEIDFLGARLSFGFSGGYASSLSKYSDRILELMADAAINPLLTEEEFEKEKTKLIENLKQGEKSIDAISGRVGDALAYGTKHPYGEFTTEETINNVSFGDALAFYEKYFNPNHAYLVVIGDVEFKAVKKQIEKRFSKWEKSVDITTTLPKVNPNAQYTQINFVDLPSASQSSITIMNNVDLKMNDEDYHAALITNNILGGGGEGYLFKNLREEHGYTYGAYSSLRANRYGAGRFTATAKVRAMVTDSAVVEALKEINRIKTEPVDAQLLADAKAKYVGNFIMGLESPQTVANYALNIKLNDLPKDFYATYLQKINDVSTEDIMRVANKYFKPENARILVVGKGSDVLENLEKTGIPIMYYDAYANSVEKPVFTKPLPAGLTADAVVKNYIKAIGGEDNLSKINTLLVNSDVTIQGAPFKPKATIKQMAPNKSYMEIVVEGMGAVMQQSFNGETGYMVQQGQKSVMDDKMLAAKKAEKGLFPELHMEVSSLELESIMTIEGADVYKVNVTNGDVTSYRYYDTETGYLLRTEETAEMGGQTLTTTTDFSNYKEVGGVMLPNTMKIATGPQVLSFETTEVKINEGVTDADFN from the coding sequence ATGAAAACAAAATTAACTGCATTTGCCTTATTGTTTTTTATAGCATTAGGTGTTAATGCTCAAATAGATAGATCAAAACAACCAAAAGCTGGTCCTGAGCCAGAAATTAGTTTAAAAACTCCAAGTGAATTTGAATTAAAGAATGGTTTAAAAGTATTGGTTGTTGAAAATCATAAATTGCCAAGAGTGTCTTACTCTTTACGTTTAGATAATAACCCTATTGCTTCTGGTGATAAAGCTGGTTTAGAAAGTTTACTCGGTAGTATGCTAGGAAATGGAACAACTTCTATTTCTAAAGATGACTTTAATGAAGAGATAGACTTTTTAGGAGCACGTTTAAGTTTTGGATTTAGTGGAGGCTATGCAAGTTCTTTATCTAAATATTCTGATCGTATTTTAGAGTTAATGGCAGATGCTGCTATCAATCCTTTATTAACTGAAGAAGAGTTTGAAAAAGAAAAAACGAAGCTTATTGAAAACCTAAAACAAGGCGAAAAAAGTATAGATGCTATTAGTGGTCGTGTAGGTGATGCTTTAGCATACGGAACTAAACATCCTTATGGTGAGTTTACTACTGAAGAGACTATTAACAATGTGTCATTTGGTGATGCCTTAGCGTTTTATGAGAAATATTTTAATCCTAATCATGCGTATTTAGTAGTTATAGGTGATGTTGAATTTAAAGCTGTTAAAAAGCAAATAGAAAAGCGTTTTTCTAAATGGGAAAAATCTGTTGATATAACAACAACACTTCCTAAAGTAAATCCTAATGCACAATACACGCAAATTAATTTTGTGGATTTACCAAGTGCATCACAATCTAGCATTACCATTATGAATAATGTTGATTTAAAGATGAATGATGAAGACTATCATGCGGCTTTAATCACAAACAATATTTTAGGTGGTGGTGGAGAAGGTTATTTATTTAAAAACCTTCGTGAAGAACATGGGTATACTTATGGTGCATACTCTAGCTTAAGAGCTAATAGATATGGAGCTGGTCGTTTTACGGCAACTGCTAAAGTAAGAGCTATGGTTACAGATAGTGCTGTAGTAGAAGCTTTAAAAGAAATTAACCGTATTAAAACAGAACCTGTAGATGCTCAATTACTAGCAGATGCAAAAGCAAAGTATGTTGGTAATTTTATAATGGGATTAGAAAGTCCTCAAACGGTTGCAAATTATGCACTGAATATAAAATTGAACGATTTACCGAAAGATTTCTATGCTACGTATTTACAGAAAATAAATGATGTGTCTACTGAAGATATTATGAGAGTTGCTAATAAGTATTTTAAGCCAGAAAATGCGAGAATACTTGTTGTAGGTAAAGGAAGTGATGTTTTAGAAAATCTTGAAAAAACAGGAATTCCTATTATGTATTACGATGCTTACGCAAACTCAGTTGAAAAGCCAGTATTCACTAAGCCATTACCAGCAGGTTTAACTGCTGATGCAGTTGTAAAAAATTATATTAAGGCCATTGGTGGTGAAGATAATTTAAGCAAGATTAATACACTTTTAGTTAATTCTGATGTAACTATTCAAGGAGCACCATTTAAGCCTAAAGCAACTATTAAGCAAATGGCACCAAACAAATCTTATATGGAGATTGTAGTTGAAGGCATGGGTGCTGTAATGCAACAAAGTTTTAATGGAGAGACTGGCTATATGGTTCAACAGGGTCAAAAATCGGTGATGGATGACAAAATGCTAGCTGCTAAGAAAGCTGAAAAAGGATTGTTCCCAGAATTGCATATGGAGGTTTCTAGCTTAGAGTTAGAAAGCATCATGACAATTGAAGGTGCTGACGTTTATAAAGTAAATGTAACAAATGGAGATGTAACGTCATACAGATATTACGATACTGAAACTGGGTACTTGTTAAGAACTGAAGAAACTGCTGAAATGGGTGGACAAACATTAACTACAACTACTGATTTTTCTAATTACAAGGAAGTTGGTGGTGTAATGTTACCTAACACTATGAAAATTGCAACTGGACCTCAAGTTTTATCTTTTGAAACTACAGAAGTTAAAATCAATGAAGGTGTTACAGATGCTGACTTTAACTAA
- a CDS encoding M16 family metallopeptidase, translated as MKKGLFTLALLLSVGYMSTAQQVEFEEFDLDNGLHVILHQDNTAPVVSTSVMYNVGGKDGDRERTGFAHFFEHLLFEGSENIGRGEFMKIIPANGGTFNANTSQDRTYYFEVFPSNKLELALWLESERMLHPVIDQVGVDTQNEVVKEEKRQRSGSPYGGLFEALGTNLFKVHPYKDPNIGYMEHLDAATLEEFNAYFDKYYGPNNAVLVIAGDIDMAKTKKLVAAYFSEVKSRPEVVRNFPKEEPITETIKAQAFDENIQIPAILATYRTPGFASRDSYVLDMISTYLSGGKSSVLYKKIVDEQKQALQLQAVNIPQMDYNIFTIFAIPSGETSLDTILEEIDEEIVKMQDELIAERDYQKLINQFENQFVNANASIVGIAESLATNYLLKGDVNLINKEIDIYRSITREEIQAVAKKYLSKNQRVEIEYLPKKDDQ; from the coding sequence GTCGGTTGGATATATGTCAACAGCACAACAAGTAGAATTCGAAGAGTTTGATTTAGACAATGGATTACACGTAATTCTACATCAAGATAATACTGCACCAGTTGTTTCTACATCTGTAATGTATAATGTTGGTGGAAAAGATGGAGATAGAGAGCGTACAGGATTTGCACACTTTTTTGAGCATTTATTATTTGAAGGGTCAGAAAATATTGGTCGTGGAGAATTCATGAAAATTATACCAGCAAATGGAGGTACATTTAATGCTAATACGTCTCAAGATAGAACGTATTATTTTGAAGTATTCCCTTCTAATAAATTAGAGTTGGCTTTATGGTTAGAATCTGAGCGTATGTTACACCCAGTTATTGACCAAGTTGGTGTGGATACTCAAAACGAAGTTGTTAAAGAAGAAAAGCGTCAGCGTTCTGGTTCACCTTATGGTGGGTTGTTTGAAGCTTTAGGTACAAACCTTTTTAAAGTTCACCCTTATAAAGATCCAAATATTGGGTACATGGAGCATTTAGATGCTGCTACTTTAGAAGAGTTTAATGCTTATTTTGATAAATATTATGGTCCAAATAATGCCGTTTTAGTTATTGCTGGAGATATTGATATGGCTAAAACTAAAAAATTGGTTGCTGCTTATTTCAGTGAAGTGAAGAGTAGACCAGAGGTGGTAAGAAACTTCCCAAAAGAAGAACCTATTACGGAAACTATAAAAGCGCAAGCTTTTGACGAAAATATTCAAATTCCTGCCATTTTAGCAACGTATAGAACTCCAGGTTTTGCGAGTAGAGATTCTTATGTTTTAGATATGATTTCAACGTATTTAAGTGGAGGTAAAAGTTCAGTTTTATACAAGAAAATTGTTGATGAGCAAAAACAAGCATTGCAATTACAAGCTGTAAATATTCCACAAATGGATTATAATATATTTACAATTTTCGCTATCCCTTCAGGTGAAACTTCTTTAGATACCATTTTAGAAGAAATTGATGAAGAGATTGTTAAAATGCAAGATGAATTAATTGCAGAACGCGATTATCAAAAATTAATTAATCAATTTGAGAATCAATTTGTAAACGCTAATGCTAGTATTGTGGGTATCGCAGAATCTTTAGCGACAAATTATTTGTTAAAAGGAGATGTGAATTTAATCAATAAAGAAATTGATATATACAGATCAATTACAAGAGAAGAAATTCAAGCTGTAGCTAAAAAATATTTAAGTAAAAATCAGCGTGTTGAAATAGAATATTTACCAAAAAAAGATGATCAATAA